The following coding sequences are from one Macaca nemestrina isolate mMacNem1 chromosome 1, mMacNem.hap1, whole genome shotgun sequence window:
- the LOC105497805 gene encoding small ribosomal subunit protein bS21m, with protein MAKHLKFIARTVMVQEGNVEGAYRILNRILTMDGLIEDIKRRRYYEKPCRRRQRESYERCQRIYNMEMARKINFLMRKNRADPWQGC; from the exons ATGGCAAAACATCTGAAGTTCATCGCCAGGACTGTGATGGTACAGGAAGGGAACGTGGAAGGTGCATACAGGATCCTAAACAG AATCCTCACTATGGATGGGCTCATTGAGGACATTAAACGTCGGCGGTATTATGAGAAGCCATGCCGCCGGCGACAGAGGGAAAGCTATGAAAGGTGCCAGCGGATCTACAACATGGAAATGGCTCGCAAGATCAACTTCTTGATGCGAAAGAATCGGGCAGATCCGTGGCAGGGCTGCTGA